A region from the Lolium perenne isolate Kyuss_39 chromosome 4, Kyuss_2.0, whole genome shotgun sequence genome encodes:
- the LOC127332183 gene encoding F-box protein SKIP19, whose product MDGDWLVAALSYLASLARRLDEFPRRVGTASSHAIDLIAMASPSSSHRDEPAPAPEEATRDWAELPRDALLTVLHKLGHVDILMGVAQVCGPWARAAREEPELWRRVDLRLHGRRLMPPRRTNSMAREAVRRSAGQCQAFWAEGALDHSVISLLADTSALSLKSLRLIYCDWIYDTPLALTITKFTLLEELELSNYRADFPKTCTAAGKACPLLKRLRLSSERFVKHSQVPADGEVAAIATTMPGLRSLQLFAKRLTNGGLAAILDGCPLLESLDIRHCFNIVMNDELCARCSLVEMLRHPHDPTDDYDLQFSSPDLDYPWVRMTPQTEYYDEWEFSSR is encoded by the exons ATGGATGGGGATTGGCTCGTCGCAGCTCTCAGTTACTTGGCGTCGCTGGCACGGCGCCTTGACGAGTTTCCACGTCGTGTCGGTACCGCATCGTCGCACGCCATAGACCTGATAGCCATGGCCTCCCCTTCCTCTTCCCACCGAGATgaaccggcgccggcgccggaggAGGCCACGAGGGACTGGGCGGAGCTGCCGCGGGACGCGCTGCTCACCGTGCTCCACAAGCTGGGCCACGTGGACATCCTCATGGGGGTCGCGCAGGTGTGCGGGCCCTGGGCGCGGGCGGCGCGGGAGGAGCCCGAGCTGTGGCGCCGCGTCGACCTGCGCCTCCACGGCCGCCGCCTCATGCCCCCCCGCCGCACTAACAGCATGGCGCGGGAGGCCGTCAGGCGCAGCGCGGGGCAGTGCCAGGCCTTCTGGGCCGAGGGCGCCCTGGACCACAGCGTCATCTCCCTCCTCGCCGATACATC GGCGCTTTCACTGAAGAGCCTCCGTCTCATCTATTGCGATTGGATCTACGACACACCTCTAGCGTTAACGATAACAAAATTCACTCTCCTAGAGGAGCTAGAGCTCTCGAACTACCGCGCGGACTTCCCCAAGACGTGCACGGCTGCCGGCAAGGCCTGCCCACTCCTGAAGCGTCTCCGGCTGAGCAGCGAGCGATTCGTTAAACACAGCCAAGTACCCGCAGATGGGGAGGTGGCTGCGATCGCCACAACGATGCCTGGGCTGCGATCGCTGCAGCTCTTCGCGAAACGCCTCACAAACGGTGGCCTGGCGGCCATCCTCGATGGCTGCCCACTCCTCGAGTCACTCGACATCCGCCACTGCTTCAACATTGTGATGAATGACGAGCTGTGTGCGAGGTGCTCCCTGGTCGAGATGCTCAGGCACCCCCACGACCCAACAGATGACTACGATCTCCAGTTCTCTTCGCCGGACTTGGACTACCCCTGGGTGAGGATGACACCGCAGACCGAATACTATGACGAATGGGAGTTCAGTTCACGCTAG